CCAAAGATGCCAGTTTTCTGCAATCTTCTTTGGCAAGAGCAACAAGCAGCTCAAAACTGTCCCAAGGGAGATATAAAATTGGCTTTTTGCCAAAATTGTGGATTTGTTGAAAATGTTGTTTTTGACCTAACTAAACTCGAATACACCGAAGCCTACCAATGCTCTTTAGAATTTTCTCCGCACTTTCAAAATTATGCCCGATCTTTAGCAATGCAATTAATTGAGCGACACGAGCTTCAACACAAGAAAATTATTGAAATTGGCTGCGGAAAAGGAGACTTTTTATTATTATTGTGCGAACTAGGTAATAACTATGGCATAGGCTTCGATCAGACTTATGTTTATCGAGAGTATGAAAAATTCAACCTGATGCTTGAATTTATTCAAGACTACTACTCAGAAAATTATGCAAACTATCAAGGAGATTTTATTGTTTGCCGACACACATTAGAGCATATACAGAATCCTGCAAGTTTTCTAACAACTCTAAGACAAACTATAGGAGAAAACCTTGATACCAAGATTTTTTTTGAAGTGCCAAATGCTGTAGATACCTTTCAAAATTTAGCTTTACGTGCGGGAAGCCCCGCGCTGTAGTGCGAAGGTTATAATCTAGAGTTTTCTTACGCTTCTCCTAGTGTTATCGGGCATCTAATTAAATTTAAACCAGACGTTATTTTTGCAAATGCTTTTACTGTCTGGGCGGCAATGGCGATCGCACTGAAGTTTTTATTTGGCTGGAAAGTAATTATTATTTATGAAGGAGGATCTCCAGGTATAGACTACCGCAATTCCTCTTTACGTTTGCGATCGCGTCGTTGGCTGGTGAAATTGGCAGATGCTTTAGTAGTTAATGGTCGCTCGGCAAAAGAATATATAGTAGACATATTAAACGCTCAAGAAAACCGAGTATTCGATCGACCCTTTCTAGTACCAAGTGTTAAAGCTTTACTGCAATATAGCGAAAATGAAGAGCCTTAAATCGATTTTGTAACTAATAAGCCGATCTTTCTTTATGTCGGACAAATCGTTTCCAGAAAAGGATTGAAAGTCCTTTTAGAAGCTTGCCTAATTTTACAAGAATGGGGATATTGCGATTATACTTTGCTGATGGTAGGTGATGAAGAACAGCGTCAGGAATTAGAAGCTTTTGCCTCTAGCAAAAACCTGGACAAACATATTAAGTGGGTAGGACAAATTCCCTATAAATATTTAGGTGCTTATTTTCAGGCAGCAGATATTTTTGTTTTTCCGACTTATGAAGATATTTGGGGAATGGTATAGCCGTACCAAGTTAAATTAGCGGTGCGACCCCCTAAAGGGTTCGACAGTTTGACGGGCGGCATAAACGCCTGGGAAACCACAAAGCTTCGATTGGGTATGGCGAGGAAACCTCGCCACCCCTCTCGCTCAGGCGACGCGCCCTCCTTATGCCAGGAAACCTTTTCGACACTTTGCTCAACGGGTCACAGACCCGCAACGCAAGTGTCTCACCACCGCAACTGTCTCACCGCGTCGACGTAAGAGGGCAGACCCCGCGTCGTCCGAAGGCGCAAGGGAATGCTGCCCTAGCAAGGGAACGCGCACCAAGACAGAACATATTTAAAGTTATTTGCTCGCAAGTAACAAGTAGATTCGAGAAAGGGGTACCCCCCGCATCTGCCCGCGTCGCCGACAGAGCGGGTGGAAACGGCTCCGTCCATGAGCCTGTCTTGAGACAGTTGTTCATGGGGGAAACCCCCAAGACCACACTGTCTCGCTGTTCCACACCCGAAGTTCAAGGGAACGCTCGAATCAGAGTAACGAGTAACGAGTTTTAAGAAATGTCTATCACGTTTACACGTAATGCTGTATTAACTGAAGCAATGGCTTTTGGCAAGCCAGTTATCTGTTCTCAAGGTGCTAAAGCGGTAGAAATGATTGTTAATGGTGAAAATGGCTTTGTCTTCGATCCAGGGCGATCGTCAAAACTAGCTGAGTATATGGGTCAGTTTTTAGAAAATCCTCACTTAATTGAGGCTATGGGGAAAAAATCTGAAGAGATAATGATCGCTCACACACCAGCAAAAGCAACTCAATCTTTTATTCAAGCATTAAAATTTGTTATTAATTAAAGAGTAATCCGCTTCCAACTCTTTGACCCAGTAACCAAAACTATGAGGCTTTTGATTGATTGTCAATTGTCAAGGGTATACGGACTTGAAAGTTAGTTTTCCCTGGTTGTGACTCGAAACGCAAATTACCTTGATGTTTTTGGATAATAATACGGCGAGAAATATCTAAACCCAAACCGCTTCCCTTGCCTACTTCTTTACTGGTAAAAAAAGGTTCAAAGATGCGGGACTGGATTTCGGAGGGAATTCCTGCACCATTATCAATAATTTCGATCAGCACACAGTTGTTTTCTAAGCCAGTGCGAATAGTTAGTTCACCTTTACCATCCATGCCATCGATCGCATTATCAATTAGGTTTGTCCATACTTGATTGAGTTCACTACCGTAAGCTGAAATCTTGGGAATCTTGGTACTGTATTCTTTATTAACCTTAACGCCATACTTAATCTTGTGATGCAGAATCTTGAGGGTATTGTCCAACCCTTCATGGAGATCTATCTCTTGTACGGCAGCGCGATCCATATAGGAATAGTTTTTAATTGCCCCTACCAAGTCAGAGATGCGACTGGTGCTTTGTTCTACTTCATTTACTAAGCCATTCATTGTCAAAGTCGCTTCTAGCCAGACTAACGCCTCACTAAAAGCCTCAGACTCCATGTCTTTAGCCAGGGTTTCTAATTGAGATGGCTGTATCCCAGCACTTACCAAGCTAGGTGACAACTCCCAGGCATTCTTTACTCCTTTATTTGCTAGCCAGTCTGTTAATTCATCTTCGAGATCGCTTTGTTCTAGAGGAGATAAAGTTGATTTGCTGTTTGCTTGAGCGATCGCCTGCTGCTGTAATTCCCCCATTAGCTGACGATGATGGGCGGAAAAATGTTTACCCCGAAGCGAGAGCATATTCTGCTGTAGAGATGCGATCGCGATGTTAAGTTGTTTTGCTGCCCTTCTGCCTGCTGCTGCGGGATTATTTAACTCATGAGCCAATCCTGCCGATAATTTGCCCAAAGCTGCTAATTTCTCTTGCTGACGCAGCCTTACTTCTAAATCCTTAGAACGTTCTGCCAAAGCTGGGACAAATAGATCGATACTGCGAGGACAGCCTTTAAGTAGTTCTTTAAAATCTTGAAACTGAATTACTCGACTAACATCAACACTACTAGCAGTTGCTTGGGCAACTCCTCCAGTCAACATACTTAAATCACCCGTAAACTCACCTCTATGGTGTAGAGTAACCACAATTTCTGATGCGCCTAACTGTTTGGTTACTTTTACTTGTCCTTTTAAAACTACATAGAAACAATAGGCGGCATCACCTTCACGATATAAAATTTCCCCTGGCTTGAGATCTAAAGCTGTGCCACAAACTTCTAAATCTTGTAAATATTTTTCTTCTAAAATTGGGAAGAGAACTGAATCAGACAGCATGGTATTCATAGTAATAATTACAATCTCTAAAAAATATTAGCTAAATCTAAAATAAAGCCAGGCAAGATATGATCACCAGATAATGTCTTTGGTGATTTTAATAACTGTACATCTTGTCCCAAAAGATAAATTTCTACTTGTTTAGCTTCAGGATTAATTAACCAACCCAGCTTGACTCCATTATCAAGATATTCTCTCATCTTGGCGCGTATATGCGGACAAAGGATCTATATGCGTGCAAGCCCTTTGTTCGCATTTCCTCGCTTCAAAGTAGATGCGGTTTAAATTAGTAGTTCAGGTCAGGCGTATAATATACTTACTCAAACAGTTTGTAACATTCCTTGGAAAGTGTTAACCTCTGGCAAAGCTATACCTTCCTCAATAGAAGAAGCAATCATTAACTGCAAGACCTCTTTACCATTACTAAGTGCTTCTTCGTAACTATCTCCATAGGTTTGACATTGTTCTCCCCACTCTGGAAAAGTAACCACGAAACAACTATCTTTTTTAGACCACTGAATAACTATGCTGTAATTTAACATTTTGATTTTGCCCCTCGATATTTTAGAAAGTCATAGATTATCTCAATTGGGTATAGCGAGAAAAAAATGCGGGCAAGCTTTTTGTCGCCACTCTTCTCGCTCAGGCAACGCGAACTTCTAAAATGTTTACTCAATCATAAATAAAGATTCTGAGAACGTCATCTTTTAAAAATTCTGAGACTACTTTGAGATCCTGATATTAATTGTTTTGCGATCGCTTATCACAAGAAAAGCTATCAGATTCATCCAGACGTACGTATATTAGTGCCTTGACTTACTATCTTAAACATCGAATAATACCTATTTTCTGAACTATCATTTATTCATTGTGCAACGCCTGCAGATTAATATCCTCTATCTCTTTCTAAATCTCTAATTACTTTCTCATAATACCAAAGATAAGTTTGACCAGGATTTTTTTGACGAGCGTGTCTTAACAATCTTAAAGCAGCTTTTTTGTCGCCATTCAACATGATTAATAATTGCTTATCTAAACTCTTATCTAATTTGTGTTTAGGTTTTGCTTTTTTCTGCTTTTTAATTTCTCTTAATAAGATGAAAATCAGCAAAGACAAGGTTATGAATATGACAACGATAAAAATATTGTCCACAGCTTAATCTAATTTTGGAAACTAACTATCGATCTAATAATTCCCTCGTTTTAAGTAATAATTTCATTTTTTCTTTTATTTGACTTATTTGTTATTTGCCTAAAATAAATTTTCCCGTTTACTCAAAGAACTTCATATAATGGGACTTAATGTAATTTAACCTGTTGATCAGCAGTCGCTAGC
This DNA window, taken from Pleurocapsa sp. FMAR1, encodes the following:
- a CDS encoding class I SAM-dependent methyltransferase, yielding MPVFCNLLWQEQQAAQNCPKGDIKLAFCQNCGFVENVVFDLTKLEYTEAYQCSLEFSPHFQNYARSLAMQLIERHELQHKKIIEIGCGKGDFLLLLCELGNNYGIGFDQTYVYREYEKFNLMLEFIQDYYSENYANYQGDFIVCRHTLEHIQNPASFLTTLRQTIGENLDTKIFFEVPNAVDTFQNLALRAGSPAL
- a CDS encoding glycosyltransferase family 4 protein translates to MGHLIKFKPDVIFANAFTVWAAMAIALKFLFGWKVIIIYEGGSPGIDYRNSSLRLRSRRWLVKLADALVVNGRSAKEYIVDILNAQENRVFDRPFLVPSVKALLQYSENEEP
- a CDS encoding glycosyltransferase; protein product: MDFVTNKPIFLYVGQIVSRKGLKVLLEACLILQEWGYCDYTLLMVGDEEQRQELEAFASSKNLDKHIKWVGQIPYKYLGAYFQAADIFVFPTYEDIWGMV
- a CDS encoding glycosyltransferase, whose amino-acid sequence is MSITFTRNAVLTEAMAFGKPVICSQGAKAVEMIVNGENGFVFDPGRSSKLAEYMGQFLENPHLIEAMGKKSEEIMIAHTPAKATQSFIQALKFVIN
- a CDS encoding sensor histidine kinase translates to MNTMLSDSVLFPILEEKYLQDLEVCGTALDLKPGEILYREGDAAYCFYVVLKGQVKVTKQLGASEIVVTLHHRGEFTGDLSMLTGGVAQATASSVDVSRVIQFQDFKELLKGCPRSIDLFVPALAERSKDLEVRLRQQEKLAALGKLSAGLAHELNNPAAAGRRAAKQLNIAIASLQQNMLSLRGKHFSAHHRQLMGELQQQAIAQANSKSTLSPLEQSDLEDELTDWLANKGVKNAWELSPSLVSAGIQPSQLETLAKDMESEAFSEALVWLEATLTMNGLVNEVEQSTSRISDLVGAIKNYSYMDRAAVQEIDLHEGLDNTLKILHHKIKYGVKVNKEYSTKIPKISAYGSELNQVWTNLIDNAIDGMDGKGELTIRTGLENNCVLIEIIDNGAGIPSEIQSRIFEPFFTSKEVGKGSGLGLDISRRIIIQKHQGNLRFESQPGKTNFQVRIPLTIDNQSKAS
- a CDS encoding type II toxin-antitoxin system HicB family antitoxin — translated: MLNYSIVIQWSKKDSCFVVTFPEWGEQCQTYGDSYEEALSNGKEVLQLMIASSIEEGIALPEVNTFQGMLQTV